CAAAACCATCATCCCCAGCCACGCCTTCGCCAAGATTTCCTGCCGCCTGGTACCGGGCCAGCATCCGGATAAAATTGAAACCCTGCTGGAAGAGCATGTGAAGAGCCATGCCCCCAAGGGCGTCACGGTGGAATTCAAGCGCGGCCACGGCGGGAACGCCTACGTGTGCGACCCGAATTCCGAGTACGGCCTGGCCGCCCAGCAGGCGCTGGAAGAGGCCTTCGGCAGCAAGCCCGTGCTGGTGAGGGAAGGCGGAAGCATCCCGATTATTGAGGAAATGAAACGCGTGCTGGGGGCGGACGCCCTGATGCTGGGCATGTGCCTGCCGGATGCGCGCATCCACTCACCCAATGAAAACTTCCCGGTGGACCTCTTCTCCAAGGGAATAGACATGAGCCAGATTCTTCTGCGCCGCCTGGGGCAGATCAAGCATTGACCGAGTTCTTATGGACCAGCCCGCCGCCGCAGAAATAGTCAACCTGCACAAGACCTTCAAGACGGGTCTTGGCAAGCCCGTGGTGCATGCCGTGCGGGGGATAGACATGAGCATCCGGCAGGGCGAGGTGTACGGCCTCATTGGCCCGAACGGCTCCGGCAAGTCCACCCTGATGAAGGCGCTGCTGGGGCTGGTGAGGCCTACGGAGGGGTTTTGCACCATCTTCGGCAAGTCCAGCCTGTCCCCGGACAGCAAGGAGGAGGTGGGCTTTCTGCCGGAAAACCCCTACTTTTACAAGTTCCTGACCGGGGCGGAAACCGTCTCCTTTTACGGGAAGCTCTGCGGCCTCAGCGGAAAATCCCTGAAGGAGAAAGTCCGGGAACTGCTGGACCTGGTGGGGCTGGCGGATGCGGCTGACAGGAGGCTGGGCGGGTATTCCAAGGGAATGCTCCAGCGCATCGGCATGGCGCAGGCCCTGGTCCAGTCCCCCCGCCTGCTGGTGCTGGATGAACCGACCGCAGGCGTGGACCCCCTGGGTTCCCGGGACATCCGGAACATCATAGAAAATCTGAAGGGGCGCGGCATGACCGTTTTCCTGTGCTCCCATCTGCTGGAACAGGTTCAGGAGGTGTGCGACCGGGTGGGCGTCATCTTCAAGGGGCTGCTTATTGCGGAAGGTTCCATGAACGAGCTGACGCGCGATTCCGACAAGCAGGAAATCCTGCTGGAACACGCCTCTCCGGAACTGCTGGAACGGCTGAAGAAGACCGTGGAGGAGGACGGTGCCGCATGGCTGGAATCCGGACACCCGCGCAATTCCTTGGAAAGCGTATTTTTAAAGAGCCTGCTGGAATGGAAGGAAAAACACCCCAACCCGGAACCGTAGGCGGCCACGCGGCAGCCAAGCGGGAAGTGCGCCGCATGATGCGCGCCAGAATAGGCGCGCTGGACGCCGCTTCCCTGGAAGCCATGTCCCGTTCCATCTGCCGGAGGGTAGCGTCCCTGGCGCGGGAGAGGGATTTTTACCGCATCGCCATTTTTGCCGCCAGGCCGGGGGAGGTGGACCTGCTGCCCCTGCTGGACATGCTGCCGGACCGGGAATGGTATTTCCCGCTGGTGCATGAGGGCAGGATGCTGAGTTTTCACCGCGTGTGCCACCACGGGGAGTTTGTGACGGGGTGCTGGGACATTCGCGAGCCGGGCCCGGCGTGTCCGGAACTGCATCCCGGGGAAATGGATTTAATCGTGCTGCCGGGAGCCGCCTTCACGCGGAACGGCAAGCGGCTGGGGTACGGCGGAGGATTTTATGATACCCTGCTGGCCGGTCCGGCCGCGGGAGTGCCGCTGGCGGGAGTTTGCTTCCCGTGCCAGCTTCTGGACGACCTGCCCATGGAAGCCCATGACAGGCATGTGGACATGGTGATCACGCCGGATGCGGAATGATTGTGAACCCGCCTTCCCGCAGGAGGAAAAGGATTAAATGCGGAACCGGTGCTTCTGGACCGTCAGCTTGTAGAACAAATCGTAGCGGGCGTTCAGCAGGGGCTGGAGATGTTCCACGCCGCCGGCCACCTGCCCGCGGATGTCCGCGTACAGCTTGCGGTAGTCGGAAAGGCCGCTGATCATGGCTTCATACAGGGGCGTGCGTAGCCCGCATTCCACGGCAACGTGCATTTCCGCCGCCGCGGCCACGATCTGGCGTGACAGGCGGAACTGCATCCAGGCCAGCCCCACGTTTCCGCCCACCCAGACAGCCAGGGCCGCGGCCAGGCAGGCGAACCCAGCCGCGTGCTCGCCGAAGCAGCCCAGCAGGGCCCCCAGAATCACCATGATGAGCATCAGCTTGAGTTCCGTTCTCATCACATCCTCCTGGTCCAGAAACAGCTTGCTGAGGCAAGGCTTGATGCCGAAATCCTTCAGGGGCATGTAAATGGAGCGGCCCAGGCGCTCCTTGTATACCTCCAGGTCCGCCTGGAGCCTGACAGCGGGGAAATCGCCTATGTCGCAGTCCCACTGCTCCTTCACGCGGGGGCGCACATGGTTCCAGTGCGTCTGGCAGATGTTGAGGAATTCCTTGTTGTAATACGCGTGCCGTTCCTCAATGCCGCCCTTGACCAGCTCATAAAACCATTCGTCAATAACGGGAGGGAGCTTGTGCAGGATCATCGTGCGCCGGATGGACAGGAAGCGGCCCATCTGCCGGGCCGACTTTTTCCCCAGCCGCGGCACGCAGTCCTGCACGTACTGGGCGTATGCCTTGAGCCTGGCAGGCATTTCATCCTCCATCTGGAGCTGGATGCGGTCAATCTCCCGGTCAATGGCGGTCAGGAAGCCGGAATCCATCTTGGAAAGGCGGTGCAATTCATTGAGCACCTTCCCCTGTTCTTCCAGAAGGCTGTCCGTGGCCAGCAGGAGGCGCTCCACGCGCTTGTCCGTCAGCGGGCTGCGTTTCAGGACCTCCTGCACGCAGGTTCTCAGCGCTTCCACGCCTTCCCCCGCCCGGTCTCCGGCGGTGGTGACGGGGTACAGGGGAAGCTGCACGCCCAGGCGCTCGCGGGAGGTGGCGCGCAGCTCCTCCTTCAGGGACTGGAGCTGGTCAAAGGAGAGCAGTTCCGCATGCGTGATGACGAGGACCATGCGGGAACGGAGCCGTTCCTCCAGCGTCCGGAGATAGTCCCACAGGACGTCCTGGCTGCCCACCCTGGCGGAAATGACCACGAGGATGGCGTCTGATTTGGGGACGATGTGCTTCAGCTTCCGGGGGGCGTCCTCCTGCTCCAGGCCGATGGTGTCCCAGAACTCAAGGTTCAGCAGGGCGTCCGACGGGTAAAAAAGGTCCAGCACCCATTCATGGGTGTGCGGGGCCGGGTGGGGCCTGTACTGCCAGCGCACCAGCGTTGCCTCACTGGAAACGCGGGAGCAGAAGCGTTCCCCGGCCAGGGCATCCAGCGTGGAGGATTTGCCGGAACCCGTCATGCCGATGACGGTGACGTTCTGCGGAGAGCAGCATTCCGCCAGGGCCTCCTCCACGGCTTCCTGGGAATCAAAATGGCGGTCCGGGCCAATGCGGGCGGAAAATGCCGCGGCGGCATCCGCTACATCCCGCACCGCATGCGGAATCACATTTTTTCCTCCTGTCAGCATGGGTTGATGAGATCAGTAAACCGTCCGGGCCCTCCCGTTCTTCCGGAACAAACCTACACGCCGCCTTTCCTTCTGTCCAACTAAATCACGGGACCGGAGCATAGGACCGCCCGCCGAAGATGGCGGTGCCCACGCGGACGAGAGTGGCGCCCTCTTCCACGGCCGTTTCAAAGTCATGGCTCATGCCCATGGAAAGCTCCGTCAGCGGGGCTCCCCCCTTGCTGGAAAGCGTCTCCCTAAGTTCCCGCAGGCAGCGGAAATAAGGGCGCGCGTCCTCCGGATTTTCCACCGGGGGAGGGATGCACATGAGGCCTGCGATTTCAAGATGGTCCAGGGCGGCCAGCTCCGGCCATTCCCGTTCCAGGGCCTCCGGGGAAAAGCCGAATTTGCTGTTTTCATCCCCTACGTTCACCTCCAGCAGGATGCGTGGGCGCTTGCCCGTCTCCTGTGCCACGGTGTCCATGAACTGCGCCAGGCGCAGGGAATCCACGGCGTGGATCAGCGTGAAATGCTCCATGGCCTTGCGCACCTTGTTGCGCTGCAGGGGGCCGATGAGATGCCATTCCGTATCCGGGGGAAGGGCGGGGATTTTTCCCAGGGCCTCCTGGACCCTGTTTTCCCCAAAAACGCGCTGGCCCGCATCATGGCAGGCCCTGACGTCCCCGGCGGGAAATGTCTTGCTGACGGCGACCAGGCGTGCGGACCCTTCCGGACGCCCGGCGCGGCGTTCCGCGGCGCGGATGCGGGAGAGAATGTGTTCCAGATTCTGTTGGATGCTCATGATGGATGGTTCAATTCAGGGAGGGCTGTGCGGGGGCGTGGCTCATGATGTGGTGCAGCGGGGAAAGGCGCCGCATGGCCATGGCCCAGACCTTGGAGGAATCCGGCTCCAGGCAGATGTCCGGCACCATGGGGGATACGTACCAGGCCCGGTCATTCAGTTCCCGGCGCAGCTGGGACGGCGTCCATCCGCTGTGGCCCACGTACGCGCGCAGGGTCACATGGGGATCCCCGGCGTATTCCAGGGCCTGTTCTTCCTGAAGATGGAACTGGACGCGCAGTTTATCCTCCGTACGGGCAAAGGCGGCGAAAATGAGCTGGTTGCGTTCCACGGGCCCCCCCTTGAAAATGGGAACGGTGTAAAGGGATTCCGGAATGTCCGTATGGCGCGCCACTTCCCCCACGTTCATGCCGGCGGGATGGTTCAGGATGTGGCCGATGACGAATTCCTCCTCCACCCGGCTCAGAAAGATTACGGAGTGGTAAAAACCGCCGCCTTCCAGGTAGGGGGCGGAGACCAGGAGGTGGCCCGCCAGGTTTTCATTGCTGATATCTTCATGTTCCATCATCGCCATAAGTGTACGTTAACAAATGTGACGGATGCAGGCAACCATGCGTTCAAACAGCCATGTCAGGAGGCGCCGGAACGGGAAAGCCGGAAGAACGGCAGGGAAGGAAGGTTCAACCGAGGGTGTAACGGGCCCCCCTGGCGGAACGGGCCGCGGCTTTGGGACTCTTCGCCGTTTTGCGGACCGTTGTCCGCCGGGCGGAGGCAACCTTTTTCCCGGCGGAGGCCGGGTGTTTGCGGGAGAGCGCTACGGCAGGCGGACGGGACGCGCGGCGGCGGTGGGAAATGACGGAAGCCGTGTTGATTTCTTCTACGGGAGCCGGGGCCATGACCAGCAGGGAGGAATCCTGCGTTTTTTCAGACTGGGCCAGGGCTTTCAGGGAGGCGTCAATGGAGCAGCGTTCAATCACGACGGGGTCCCCGGTCCGGAGCAGGTTGAAAGCCTCGTATACGTCATTACTCTTCATCCGTACGCAGCCGTAGGAGGCGGGCGTGCCGATGGTGCGTTCCTCCGCCGTGCCATGGATGTAAATCAGGCGGGAGTGGGCGTTACGGTTCCGGGCTTCCATACCCGCCAGCCACATGATGCGGGTGACGATGGGATCGCGCCCCGGGGAATTGGGCGCCACGCATTCCCCGGTGGGCTTGCGGCTTTTAAACACCATGCCCTTGGGTTGCCCGGTGCCGATCTTGGATGCGATGCGGTGGGCGCCCAGCGGGGTGCGGCAGCTTCCCTTCTTATCTCCCAGACCGAATTTGGAGGTGCTGATGGGGTAGGTTTTTACAACGCGGCCGTTACGCATGACGGCCATTTTCTGGTCCCTGACGCTAACGACCGCGCCATCCTTGACGATGGCGGTGGGCTGGTAGTCCGGCCGTGAGCAGGATACCAGGGCGCCGAACACCGCTAAGGCGGCGCCGGCGAGTTGAATCAGGCGTGCTGCTTGCGAGAGAGGCGCAGGCATGGGGAAGGTGTCAGTTTTTGGCTTTGGCAGTTTGTCTGGCGGGCAGCAGGTTGGAGATCATGCGGCCCAGGGAACAGAATCCCGTGTAGTAGAAGCCCAGGAAGGGAATCATCAGGATGGGGGAAAGGTAATGGCCCTGGCTGATCATGATGATGATCAGGTTCAGGAAGAAGGTGCCGCAGGCGATTTCCAGCACGGGAATGACGACGGACTTGATGGCTTTATAGCCGTTGCGCTTGAGCTGGGAGACGTGCTGCCTGTCTTCCTTCCGGTCCACGCCGTACTTGGGCGTGCGGACAAAGGCGGATTGATGGCCGAAAATGGCTTCCAGAACGGCCTTGGCGTTGTTCACGGCCATGCCCACGCTCAGCGTCAGAAGGAGCGGCAGGTACGGAAGTTCCTTCCACCAGGATTTGGGACGCACCACGATCTGGGCGCTCATGTAGAAGATGCAGACGGCCACGCTGGTCATGAAGAACAGAGCCACGTTCACGAACCACATGAACACCGTTTCATTTTCCGGGATACGCTGCGTGCAGATGGGATATACCAGGAAGCAGAGCAGGGCGAGAAGGAGGTAGGAGTAATTGCAGGTGAGGTGCGTGGTGGCTTCCACCTTGGCCTTGAGAGGGGCCTTGGAGCGCCAGATGTCCAGCAGGATTTTCTGGCAGACCTGGATGGAACCCTTGGTCCAGCGGTGCTGCTGGGACTTGAAGCCGTCCATGTCCACGGGAAGTTCCGCCGGGGTAACGACGTCGTTCAGGTAGATGAAACGCCAGCCTTTGAGCTGGACGCGGTAGGAAAGGTCCATGTCCTCCGTCAGGGTGTCATGGGACCAGCCGCCTGCGTCTCCGATGACGCATTTGCGCCACATGCCGGCGGTGCCGTTGAAGGTGAAGAAACGGCCGGAGCGGTTGCGCGCCGTCTGTTCCATGGCGAAATGGCCGTCCAGGTACATGCCCTGGACGCGGGTGAGGAGGTTGTATTCCCGGTTGATGTGGCCCCAGCGGGTCTGGACGAGGCCCACGCCTTCATCCGTAAAGAAGTGGATGGTCTTCTGCAGGAGGTCCGGTTCCGGAACGAAGTCGGCGTCCAGAATCAGCAAGAACTCCCCTTTGGCCACCTTGGTGGCCGCTTCCAGCGCGCCGGCCTTGAAGCCCGTGCGGTCCGTGCGGTGGATGCATACGGCGTCAAAGCCGCGGGCCTTCAGTTCCTCCACCTTGCGGTAGCACTGCTCCGTGGTGTCATCCGTGGAATCGTCCAGAATCTGGATTTCCAGCTTGTCCTGCGGATAATCCAGGGCCGCTACCGATTCCAGAAGGCGGTCCACGACGAATTTTTCATTGAACATGGGAAGCTGGACCGTAACGACGGGCAGTTCCTGGAAATGGGACTTGGGCTGGGGCTTGTTGTTGCGGTTCTTCCAGTACAGGTAAACGATGCTTAAGCGGTGGAAGCCGTATCCGGCCAGACCGACAAGGACCAGAAGATAGCACAAGAGCCAGATAAAATTGTAATTTAAGGACATGCTGGGGCGTACAAGGGTGTTTGGTATCTTTCTGCGTCAGGGGCTGGGGATTTCCTTGACGTGACGCCCGTATAAGACACCATAGGGCGAGAGTCAAGACATATTCCGTTTTGCTTAACCTTTTTGAGTGTTGTTATGAAGAGATTGTATCTGATGGCCGCAGCCGTATCCGTCACGGGAGGAATGGCATTTGCCGTTCCGGAGCAGGAAGCCCCGGAGAAGGCGGATGCCGTGCTGGACGTTCAGGCGCCGCCGTCCGGCAAGGAGTGCCAACCGGCCATTCCGGAACGCCTGCTGGATGATTCCCACATGAACGAGGAACTGGGCATCAATGAATTTACCGCGCCTTCCATCCGCAAGATTTTTGAGGACCTGGAAGGCCTTCCGGAGATTCCGGAAAATGTGGCGTTGCGCGCCCGCCCGGAACGGCCGCCCATGGACCGCTGCTCCCTGGCCCTTCAGTTGGGCGGCATGATGGCGGACGGCTTCGTGATTGTGCAGTGCGGCAAGATGAACGAAGTAAAGCCCATTGCGCTGGACCTGTCCAGCTACGCGAAGGCGATCGGCGCCGGGGAGCGGGTGAACCGCCACGCCGCCAGCCTGCTGAAAAACGCGGAGGACGGGGATTTGAGCAGTTTCAAGAATAACCTGGCCCTCATCCAGTCCGACGTGGAACAGGAGCTTGCCTCCCTGCGGGATTCCGACATGGCGAACCTGATTGGCCTGGGCGGGTGGATTCGCGCGCTGGACGCCGCCACCGCCGCGCTGGACAACAAGTTTGCGGAGGACAAGGCGAAGGTCATTTTCCAGCCGGACGTGCCGGAATATTTCCATTACATTCTGGACGGAGTGGAACCGGAAATGAAGGAGCGCCGGGACATTGCGAAAATCATGGACCTGCTCACAACCTTGCAGGAACAGATGACGCTGGCCCCGGATGCCAAGCCTACCCGGGCGGGCGTGGAAGCCATCCGCAAGACAACGCTGGAGCTGATGAAGGCGGCTCTGGCTCCCGTGGAATCATAATATCCGTGTTCCGATGGTTCTTCCCCTCCTGACCAGTCTGGAAGTGCGTCTTACGCCGCGCAGCCTGTATGCGCGGGATGAAAAGCTGGAGCGGATGGTGAGGGAGGACGGGCGCATTCCCGTGCCCTATAACGTGAGCATCCGCAACACGGGGGACGGCGCCGTGCGCATCATCGGCAAGAAGTGGACTGTCCGTTCCCATGAAGACGGCACGCAGGTGATTGAAGGGGACGAATTGTTCGGTTCCCGTCCGCTGCTGTGCCAGGGACAGATTTTTGCGTTTAACGGCCTCCAGATGCTGCGCCTGCCGGCGCGCATCCAGTTGACCCTCCTTGTACGGGACGAGGCCGGGATTCTCTACCATACGGACCCCGTCAGCCTTAAATGGTGAAATAAAAAAGCCCCGCAACTGATTGCGGGGCTTTTTTATAGTGTTTAATGATTAGAGATAAGAGAGTAGGGAAAGAATGAGCGGACCAATGTCCGGAAGTTGAAATAACTATTCTCTACTCGATACTCTCCAATCACTGCCGCCGGCCTAGCCTTCTTCGTCGTCCCCGTGGTTGAGGATGAAGTTGAGGTCGTCAATGCCCAGGCTGGAGGTGAAGCCTTCGTCACCCAGCACGTTGGCGACGAGCTGGTTTTTCTGGTGCTGGAGGATGCGGATTTTTTCTTCCACGGAATCCTTCGTCAGCAGGCGGTAGGCGATCACCTTGTTCTTCTGGCCGATGCGGTGCGTACGGTCAATGGCCTGGCTTTCCACGGCCGGGTTCCACCACGGGTCGTAAAGGACCACGTAGGAGGCGGAGGTAAGGTTGAGGCCGGCGCCGCCCGCTTTCAGGGAGAGCAGGAAGACGGACGGGTCCTTGGTGGTCTGGAATTTTTCAATTTCCCCGCGGCGGTCCTTCGTCTGCCCGGTGAGGTAGTTAAGCGGCCTGTTTTCCGCTTCCAGCCGGTTCTTGATGATCTCCAGCATGGAGACGAACTGGGAGAAGACGAGCACCTTGTGCCCTTCTTCCCGGAGCTGGTCCAGCAGGTAGAACAGGGCGGTCATCTTGGCGCTGTCTTCCTTGGCGTATTTGGGGTCCACCAAGCCGGGGTGGCAGCAGATCTGGCGCAGGCGCATGAGCCCTTGCAGAATGGCGAAGCTGTTCTTCTTGACGGATTCATCAGAGTCCAGGCCAAGGAGGGCCTGCTGGATGCGGCGGAGTTCCGCCTTGTACAGCTGGCTCTGGATGCCTTCCATCTTGGCGTACACTTCTTCTTCCGTCCTGGGGGGCAGGTCCTTGGCCACCTGGGATTTGGTACGGCGCAGCAGGAAGGGCTTCAGGCGCGCGGCCAGGCGGTTCTGGCTCTGCGGGTCCTTGCGCTTGTCAAAGCGTTTCTTGAAGTAGGAGCGGGAACCGAGGACACCGGGCATGGAGAAGGCCATGAGGGACCACATGTCCAGCAGACGGTTTTCAATGGGCGTGCCAGAAAGGACGAGGCGGTTGTAGGAAACGATTTCACGCGCGGCTTTGGCGGCCTTGGAATCCGGGTTCTTGATCTGCTGGCCTTCGTCCAGGATGACCGTGAGCCACTTGATCTGGTTCAGGGTTTCACCGCAGACGCGGAGCTGGGCGTAGTTGACCACGACCATGTCGTAATTCTTCCGGATGTCGTCCAGATTGGCCTGGTCCTTGCTGCGGATGACGAGCACGCGCACGCCGGGAGCGAACTTCTCCGTTTCCCCGGCCCAGACATCC
This DNA window, taken from Akkermansia muciniphila, encodes the following:
- a CDS encoding ABC transporter ATP-binding protein, whose product is MDQPAAAEIVNLHKTFKTGLGKPVVHAVRGIDMSIRQGEVYGLIGPNGSGKSTLMKALLGLVRPTEGFCTIFGKSSLSPDSKEEVGFLPENPYFYKFLTGAETVSFYGKLCGLSGKSLKEKVRELLDLVGLADAADRRLGGYSKGMLQRIGMAQALVQSPRLLVLDEPTAGVDPLGSRDIRNIIENLKGRGMTVFLCSHLLEQVQEVCDRVGVIFKGLLIAEGSMNELTRDSDKQEILLEHASPELLERLKKTVEEDGAAWLESGHPRNSLESVFLKSLLEWKEKHPNPEP
- a CDS encoding 5-formyltetrahydrofolate cyclo-ligase: MEGKTPQPGTVGGHAAAKREVRRMMRARIGALDAASLEAMSRSICRRVASLARERDFYRIAIFAARPGEVDLLPLLDMLPDREWYFPLVHEGRMLSFHRVCHHGEFVTGCWDIREPGPACPELHPGEMDLIVLPGAAFTRNGKRLGYGGGFYDTLLAGPAAGVPLAGVCFPCQLLDDLPMEAHDRHVDMVITPDAE
- a CDS encoding GTPase domain-containing protein, with the protein product MLTGGKNVIPHAVRDVADAAAAFSARIGPDRHFDSQEAVEEALAECCSPQNVTVIGMTGSGKSSTLDALAGERFCSRVSSEATLVRWQYRPHPAPHTHEWVLDLFYPSDALLNLEFWDTIGLEQEDAPRKLKHIVPKSDAILVVISARVGSQDVLWDYLRTLEERLRSRMVLVITHAELLSFDQLQSLKEELRATSRERLGVQLPLYPVTTAGDRAGEGVEALRTCVQEVLKRSPLTDKRVERLLLATDSLLEEQGKVLNELHRLSKMDSGFLTAIDREIDRIQLQMEDEMPARLKAYAQYVQDCVPRLGKKSARQMGRFLSIRRTMILHKLPPVIDEWFYELVKGGIEERHAYYNKEFLNICQTHWNHVRPRVKEQWDCDIGDFPAVRLQADLEVYKERLGRSIYMPLKDFGIKPCLSKLFLDQEDVMRTELKLMLIMVILGALLGCFGEHAAGFACLAAALAVWVGGNVGLAWMQFRLSRQIVAAAAEMHVAVECGLRTPLYEAMISGLSDYRKLYADIRGQVAGGVEHLQPLLNARYDLFYKLTVQKHRFRI
- a CDS encoding YggS family pyridoxal phosphate-dependent enzyme, translated to MSIQQNLEHILSRIRAAERRAGRPEGSARLVAVSKTFPAGDVRACHDAGQRVFGENRVQEALGKIPALPPDTEWHLIGPLQRNKVRKAMEHFTLIHAVDSLRLAQFMDTVAQETGKRPRILLEVNVGDENSKFGFSPEALEREWPELAALDHLEIAGLMCIPPPVENPEDARPYFRCLRELRETLSSKGGAPLTELSMGMSHDFETAVEEGATLVRVGTAIFGGRSYAPVP
- a CDS encoding YqgE/AlgH family protein: MAMMEHEDISNENLAGHLLVSAPYLEGGGFYHSVIFLSRVEEEFVIGHILNHPAGMNVGEVARHTDIPESLYTVPIFKGGPVERNQLIFAAFARTEDKLRVQFHLQEEQALEYAGDPHVTLRAYVGHSGWTPSQLRRELNDRAWYVSPMVPDICLEPDSSKVWAMAMRRLSPLHHIMSHAPAQPSLN
- a CDS encoding L,D-transpeptidase, yielding MPAPLSQAARLIQLAGAALAVFGALVSCSRPDYQPTAIVKDGAVVSVRDQKMAVMRNGRVVKTYPISTSKFGLGDKKGSCRTPLGAHRIASKIGTGQPKGMVFKSRKPTGECVAPNSPGRDPIVTRIMWLAGMEARNRNAHSRLIYIHGTAEERTIGTPASYGCVRMKSNDVYEAFNLLRTGDPVVIERCSIDASLKALAQSEKTQDSSLLVMAPAPVEEINTASVISHRRRASRPPAVALSRKHPASAGKKVASARRTTVRKTAKSPKAAARSARGARYTLG
- a CDS encoding cellulose synthase family protein produces the protein MSLNYNFIWLLCYLLVLVGLAGYGFHRLSIVYLYWKNRNNKPQPKSHFQELPVVTVQLPMFNEKFVVDRLLESVAALDYPQDKLEIQILDDSTDDTTEQCYRKVEELKARGFDAVCIHRTDRTGFKAGALEAATKVAKGEFLLILDADFVPEPDLLQKTIHFFTDEGVGLVQTRWGHINREYNLLTRVQGMYLDGHFAMEQTARNRSGRFFTFNGTAGMWRKCVIGDAGGWSHDTLTEDMDLSYRVQLKGWRFIYLNDVVTPAELPVDMDGFKSQQHRWTKGSIQVCQKILLDIWRSKAPLKAKVEATTHLTCNYSYLLLALLCFLVYPICTQRIPENETVFMWFVNVALFFMTSVAVCIFYMSAQIVVRPKSWWKELPYLPLLLTLSVGMAVNNAKAVLEAIFGHQSAFVRTPKYGVDRKEDRQHVSQLKRNGYKAIKSVVIPVLEIACGTFFLNLIIIMISQGHYLSPILMIPFLGFYYTGFCSLGRMISNLLPARQTAKAKN
- a CDS encoding ApaG domain, with the translated sequence MVLPLLTSLEVRLTPRSLYARDEKLERMVREDGRIPVPYNVSIRNTGDGAVRIIGKKWTVRSHEDGTQVIEGDELFGSRPLLCQGQIFAFNGLQMLRLPARIQLTLLVRDEAGILYHTDPVSLKW